A single Dehalobacter sp. 12DCB1 DNA region contains:
- a CDS encoding homocysteine synthase, with amino-acid sequence MSKNNWKFDTLQVHAGQVPDPVTGSRAVPIYQTTSYVFKDTDHAAKLFSLEESGNIYTRMMNPTTEVLEKRIAALEGGAAAIATASGSAAVTYAILNIAGAGDEIVSANTLYGGTYNLFSTTLARLGLKTTFVNPDEPENFQTAITKKTKAIYIEALGNPGINIVDIETVAQIAHENGIPLIIDSTFASPYLLKPIEFGADIVVHSATKFIGGHGTTIGGLIIDSGKFDWSASGKFPGMIEPDPSYHGLKYFEALGPLAYISKIRLQLIRDTGATISPFNSFLLLQGLETLSLRVRQHVENTRKVVDFLQSHPRVSWVNYPELEGNKYHDLAKKYFPKGSGSIFTFGIKGGIEEGKKFINNLELFSLLANVADAKSLVIHPASTTHAQLSEQEQLASGVTPDMIRLSIGIEDAEDIIADLKQALDKI; translated from the coding sequence ATGAGCAAAAATAACTGGAAATTTGATACGTTGCAGGTTCATGCCGGTCAGGTGCCTGATCCGGTAACAGGTTCCAGAGCCGTGCCCATTTATCAGACGACTTCGTATGTATTTAAGGATACGGATCATGCGGCTAAATTATTCAGCCTGGAGGAATCCGGCAATATCTATACCCGGATGATGAATCCGACGACGGAGGTCCTGGAAAAGAGGATTGCAGCGCTGGAGGGCGGAGCTGCCGCGATTGCAACAGCATCCGGATCGGCCGCTGTCACGTATGCCATCTTAAATATTGCCGGCGCTGGCGATGAGATTGTATCTGCGAATACGTTGTATGGCGGAACCTATAATTTGTTTTCAACGACGCTGGCCAGACTTGGTTTAAAAACCACGTTCGTGAATCCCGATGAGCCGGAAAATTTCCAGACTGCCATCACGAAAAAAACAAAAGCCATCTATATAGAAGCCCTTGGCAATCCGGGCATCAACATTGTCGATATTGAGACTGTGGCTCAAATCGCGCATGAAAATGGTATCCCGCTGATTATCGATAGTACATTTGCATCACCTTACCTTCTCAAGCCGATCGAATTCGGCGCGGATATTGTTGTGCATTCCGCAACGAAGTTTATTGGCGGACATGGTACAACAATCGGAGGACTGATCATTGATTCCGGAAAATTTGATTGGTCGGCAAGCGGTAAATTTCCGGGGATGATCGAACCTGATCCAAGCTACCATGGCTTAAAATACTTTGAAGCACTTGGACCGTTGGCCTATATTTCCAAAATCCGGCTGCAGCTGATCCGGGATACGGGAGCAACGATCAGCCCGTTTAATTCATTCCTTTTGCTTCAGGGACTTGAGACTCTGTCTCTCCGGGTCAGACAGCATGTGGAGAACACCAGGAAAGTTGTTGATTTCCTCCAGAGTCATCCGCGTGTCTCCTGGGTCAATTACCCCGAACTTGAAGGAAACAAATACCATGACTTAGCTAAAAAATACTTTCCCAAAGGAAGTGGTTCGATTTTTACTTTTGGGATTAAGGGCGGTATCGAAGAAGGCAAAAAGTTTATCAATAACCTGGAGCTGTTCTCTTTACTCGCTAATGTCGCCGATGCTAAATCTCTTGTTATTCATCCGGCTAGCACGACTCATGCCCAACTGTCTGAGCAAGAACAGCTTGCTTCCGGCGTGACGCCGGATATGATCAGATTGTCCATCGGTATTGAGGATGCCGAAGACATTATTGCCGATCTGAAGCAGGCACTTGATAAAATCTGA
- the cysK gene encoding cysteine synthase A — MGKIYNGLTELIGGTPLVRLHHISAGINAEVIAKIESFNPGGSIKDRIALNMILDAEKKGLMTKDSVIIEPTSGNTGIGLAFVAAVKGYRLILTMPETMSVERRKLLQAYGAEVILTSGSEGMTGSIKKAAELAQEIPGSFIPQQFENQANPQIHRETTAEEIWADTDGKIDILVAGVGTGGTLTGIGEVLKVRKPELKVIAVEPQGSPVLSGGRPGPHNLQGIGAGFVPGVLNLDLIDEIFQVTDQEAYQTGRELVKKEGMLVGISAGAAAFAALEVAKRPENEGKMIVVILPDTGERYVSTEMFQDK, encoded by the coding sequence GTGGGAAAGATTTATAACGGCTTGACGGAACTTATCGGCGGCACGCCGCTGGTAAGACTTCATCATATCTCTGCTGGAATCAATGCGGAGGTAATTGCAAAGATTGAATCGTTCAATCCTGGTGGTAGCATTAAGGATAGGATTGCTTTAAATATGATTCTGGATGCCGAGAAAAAAGGCCTGATGACAAAGGACTCGGTGATTATTGAACCGACTAGCGGAAATACTGGTATTGGCCTGGCTTTTGTCGCAGCGGTCAAAGGGTACCGACTAATCCTGACCATGCCGGAAACAATGAGTGTAGAGAGGCGGAAGCTGCTTCAGGCTTACGGTGCTGAAGTCATCCTAACGTCAGGATCGGAAGGGATGACAGGTTCAATTAAAAAAGCAGCGGAGTTGGCTCAGGAAATCCCCGGATCCTTTATTCCCCAGCAGTTTGAAAATCAGGCCAACCCTCAAATCCATCGGGAGACGACGGCTGAGGAAATCTGGGCCGATACAGATGGCAAAATAGACATTCTGGTTGCCGGAGTTGGAACAGGAGGTACACTTACAGGCATAGGAGAAGTCCTGAAGGTGCGTAAGCCTGAACTAAAGGTGATCGCAGTCGAACCTCAAGGCTCTCCGGTTCTCTCAGGGGGCAGGCCGGGTCCCCACAACCTTCAGGGAATTGGAGCAGGGTTTGTTCCCGGAGTTTTAAACCTTGACCTCATTGATGAAATATTCCAGGTGACGGATCAAGAAGCGTATCAGACGGGCAGAGAACTGGTGAAAAAAGAGGGAATGCTGGTCGGGATTTCCGCCGGTGCAGCCGCTTTTGCCGCCTTGGAAGTTGCCAAACGTCCAGAAAATGAAGGAAAAATGATTGTGGTCATTCTTCCGGATACCGGTGAAAGGTATGTAAGTACTGAAATGTTTCAGGATAAATAA
- a CDS encoding TPM domain-containing protein, giving the protein MAKKLLSIFLAVFLLTAGVCPSLLALTLPAKPTMDIYVQDYAGMLADATKQEILRIAATLDEKTSAQIAVVTVDSLEGSTVEEYANKLFRAWGIGDQEKNNGVLFLISKEDRKRRIEVGYGLEGRINDAKAGRFLDQSTPYFQDGDYDGGVYLVFNLLVAEICEEYGIDDLGASEELAAEESSGFDYDWIIILIVFIVIIYLNSRNRGKRSGNFRGPFGGGFGGGFGGGSSGGGFGGGGFGGGSSGGGGSSRGW; this is encoded by the coding sequence ATGGCAAAGAAACTCCTTTCCATATTCCTGGCTGTGTTTTTACTGACGGCAGGGGTTTGCCCTTCTCTGCTGGCATTGACACTGCCGGCCAAGCCGACAATGGATATTTATGTACAGGATTATGCCGGTATGCTGGCAGATGCAACAAAACAGGAAATTCTTAGAATTGCCGCTACTCTGGATGAAAAAACCTCAGCTCAAATTGCCGTTGTGACGGTGGATTCCCTGGAAGGCAGCACGGTTGAGGAGTATGCCAATAAACTGTTTCGGGCCTGGGGCATTGGAGATCAGGAAAAAAATAACGGTGTATTGTTCCTGATCAGCAAAGAGGACCGGAAGCGCAGAATCGAAGTGGGCTATGGTCTGGAAGGTAGGATTAATGATGCCAAAGCCGGTCGTTTCCTGGACCAGTCTACACCGTATTTCCAGGATGGGGACTACGACGGCGGCGTCTATCTGGTGTTTAATCTCCTGGTCGCTGAGATCTGCGAGGAGTATGGCATTGATGATCTAGGGGCATCGGAGGAATTAGCAGCCGAAGAATCATCAGGATTTGATTATGACTGGATTATCATCCTAATTGTGTTCATTGTCATTATTTACCTTAACAGTCGTAACAGAGGCAAGCGGAGCGGCAATTTTCGCGGCCCTTTTGGGGGAGGATTCGGAGGCGGATTTGGAGGAGGCTCTTCCGGCGGTGGTTTTGGTGGTGGCGGGTTCGGAGGGGGTTCTTCTGGGGGCGGTGGATCGTCCCGGGGGTGGTAG
- a CDS encoding LemA family protein, with translation MKKTAIVLGIILILIMIMGGSLIGSYNSLVTADENVKSKWSQVENQLQRRTDLIPNLVATVKGYAAHENEVFTAIADARSKLAGAQTINEKVAADDELSSALSRLLVIVENYPDLKANQNFIALQDELAGTENRLTIARQDYNEAVQTFNTSIKRFPKNIIAGMFNFESYTYYEAEEGAEKAPVVNFGE, from the coding sequence ATGAAAAAGACAGCTATTGTATTAGGAATTATCCTGATTCTAATTATGATCATGGGAGGTTCTTTGATCGGCAGCTATAACAGCCTGGTGACTGCTGATGAAAATGTAAAAAGTAAGTGGAGCCAGGTCGAGAACCAGCTGCAGCGCAGAACGGACCTGATTCCAAATCTTGTGGCAACAGTCAAGGGATATGCTGCGCATGAAAATGAAGTATTTACCGCTATCGCGGATGCGCGTTCGAAACTGGCCGGAGCCCAGACAATCAATGAAAAAGTAGCAGCAGACGATGAACTGAGCAGTGCTTTGTCCAGATTACTGGTGATCGTTGAGAATTATCCGGATCTGAAAGCAAACCAGAACTTCATCGCCCTGCAGGATGAACTGGCCGGGACTGAGAACCGCCTGACAATCGCCCGTCAGGATTACAATGAGGCTGTTCAAACGTTTAATACTTCCATCAAGCGTTTCCCGAAAAATATTATTGCAGGGATGTTTAATTTTGAAAGCTACACTTACTACGAGGCTGAGGAAGGAGCAGAGAAGGCTCCGGTAGTAAACTTTGGCGAGTAG
- a CDS encoding RluA family pseudouridine synthase — MKKFQTFWIAEEHQGLTVEQYLKSIAQCSGRKIQKLTRAGGVRLNKRNAYLQKKIKSGDILDVLVLEDQSFGVKPEPGLIDILFEDSALIILYKPAGMLVHPAGQTTGGTLANYLAEYFRGHGETITIRPLHRLDRDTTGCVVFVKDARTQSELEKQLQDGRLKRKYYAVVEGRIEPPSGSVDAPIGSHPTLPNRRAVRDQGERALTHYNTIKTFKNYSLLELTLETGRTHQIRVHLSSLGHPVLGDRMYGKRSSLILRQALHARSVSFCHPVGGKLIEIQAPVPTDLENLISHLSL; from the coding sequence ATGAAGAAATTTCAAACATTTTGGATTGCCGAAGAACATCAGGGTTTGACTGTCGAGCAGTATTTGAAAAGTATTGCACAATGTTCTGGCAGAAAAATCCAAAAGCTGACCAGAGCAGGCGGAGTACGTCTCAATAAAAGAAATGCTTATCTTCAGAAAAAGATAAAAAGCGGGGACATCTTGGATGTTCTCGTTTTGGAAGATCAGTCCTTTGGGGTTAAGCCTGAGCCGGGATTGATTGACATTTTGTTTGAAGATTCGGCACTTATTATTTTATATAAACCAGCCGGCATGTTGGTGCATCCAGCGGGGCAAACAACCGGCGGAACGCTGGCCAACTATCTAGCGGAGTACTTTCGGGGACATGGAGAGACAATTACCATCCGTCCTTTACACCGTCTGGACCGGGATACTACAGGCTGTGTGGTATTTGTCAAAGATGCACGAACCCAGTCTGAACTGGAAAAACAGTTACAGGATGGAAGACTGAAAAGAAAATATTATGCAGTGGTCGAGGGAAGAATTGAGCCGCCATCCGGTTCCGTTGACGCACCAATCGGATCGCACCCAACACTGCCGAATCGGCGGGCTGTTCGTGATCAGGGGGAGCGTGCGCTTACCCATTACAATACGATCAAGACTTTTAAGAATTATTCCCTGTTGGAGCTTACCCTTGAAACCGGAAGAACGCACCAGATCCGCGTTCATCTCTCCTCCCTTGGCCATCCTGTGCTTGGAGACAGAATGTACGGGAAGCGCTCCTCCCTGATACTCAGACAGGCCTTGCATGCCAGATCCGTCTCGTTTTGCCATCCCGTGGGCGGAAAGTTAATTGAAATACAGGCCCCTGTTCCGACTGATTTGGAAAACCTAATCAGCCATCTTTCTTTATAG
- a CDS encoding aminotransferase class V-fold PLP-dependent enzyme has protein sequence MLYFDNAATSWPKPEVVYETHDRVLRQGGSAGRGVNQSSLRAGRELLHTRKALSRLFGIASTERIVFTQNITESLNVGLHGLLQTGDHVLISSLEHNAVVRPLEYLKKSGIFYTIVPCSREGFLDPAIVESNFRPNTRLLCFTHASNVLGTILPIKQLGQIAKAHNCLFMVDAAQTAGVIPIDVEDQHIDFLAFTGHKSLSGPQGVGGYYARPELFLNPLIYGGTGLHSLNLEQPNIWPEGMESGTRNIPGIAALGAAVEFILHEGLSKIRSHELQLMAVLLEGLEHIPEIQILGPRDINARVGLVSCIFRNHTPDSVALELDRRFDIVTRSGLHCAPLAHQTAGTIDHGALRISINYSQTESDIVALLAALNTILGGSM, from the coding sequence TTGCTTTATTTTGATAATGCCGCAACTTCCTGGCCTAAACCCGAGGTGGTCTACGAAACCCATGACCGGGTTCTGCGTCAGGGAGGGAGTGCCGGACGCGGTGTCAATCAATCTTCTCTGCGCGCCGGGCGGGAGCTTCTTCATACCAGAAAGGCTTTAAGCCGCTTATTTGGCATTGCAAGCACTGAGAGAATTGTTTTTACACAGAATATCACCGAATCGCTCAATGTGGGACTTCATGGACTTCTTCAGACTGGGGATCATGTTCTGATCAGCTCCCTTGAACACAATGCCGTTGTCCGTCCGCTGGAATATCTCAAAAAGAGCGGAATTTTCTATACAATTGTTCCGTGCAGCCGGGAGGGTTTTTTGGATCCCGCTATTGTGGAATCTAATTTTCGGCCCAATACCCGTTTGCTTTGTTTTACGCATGCTTCGAATGTGCTGGGCACGATTCTGCCGATCAAACAACTCGGGCAAATAGCTAAAGCGCATAATTGTCTGTTTATGGTGGATGCTGCCCAGACTGCTGGCGTGATACCGATTGACGTGGAAGACCAGCACATCGATTTTTTAGCCTTTACCGGCCATAAGAGCCTGTCGGGACCGCAAGGGGTTGGCGGATACTATGCTAGGCCAGAGCTTTTTTTGAATCCTCTGATTTATGGAGGGACAGGCCTTCATTCCCTGAATCTTGAACAGCCGAATATTTGGCCGGAAGGGATGGAAAGCGGCACAAGGAATATCCCGGGAATCGCGGCCCTCGGGGCTGCGGTAGAGTTCATATTGCATGAGGGCCTCTCTAAGATCCGCAGCCATGAACTTCAACTGATGGCTGTCCTGCTTGAAGGATTGGAGCATATCCCGGAGATTCAAATTCTTGGGCCCCGTGACATCAATGCGAGAGTCGGCCTGGTATCCTGTATTTTCCGGAATCATACCCCTGACAGTGTGGCTCTGGAGTTGGATCGCCGCTTTGATATTGTTACCCGCTCCGGACTACATTGCGCCCCCTTAGCCCATCAAACAGCCGGAACTATTGATCACGGAGCATTGCGTATCAGTATCAATTATTCACAGACAGAGTCGGATATTGTGGCGTTATTGGCTGCTTTAAACACCATATTGGGAGGTTCAATGTGA
- a CDS encoding DUF3343 domain-containing protein — protein sequence MTSSEHVALVFSSVHQTLEAEDLLNSGSWPFVLIPVPPSINQGCGLAIQIACSDQQGVEAYLEQHDILPLKAVPMN from the coding sequence GTGACAAGTTCGGAACATGTCGCCCTTGTTTTCAGTTCCGTTCATCAAACACTTGAGGCGGAAGATCTTTTAAATTCCGGTAGCTGGCCTTTTGTCCTGATACCGGTCCCTCCCTCAATTAACCAGGGCTGCGGGCTCGCGATCCAGATTGCCTGCTCCGACCAGCAGGGCGTTGAAGCGTATTTGGAGCAGCATGACATTCTTCCACTCAAAGCTGTCCCTATGAATTGA
- the yedF gene encoding sulfurtransferase-like selenium metabolism protein YedF, with product MGYVLLVTSKGFGKGEEILGEKLMYSYLYSLSEGDYLPSHILFLHEGVKLVTEDAPVLNILKSLAEKGVNLYACGICLDFYNLKDQVKVGEIGNMYLNMDIMAQAEKVITLG from the coding sequence ATGGGTTACGTATTGTTGGTCACAAGTAAAGGTTTCGGTAAAGGTGAAGAAATCCTAGGAGAAAAATTAATGTATTCCTATCTCTACAGTCTGAGCGAGGGAGACTATTTGCCCTCTCATATTTTATTTCTGCACGAAGGCGTCAAGCTGGTCACGGAAGATGCCCCGGTTCTGAACATTTTAAAGAGTTTAGCCGAGAAAGGGGTCAACCTTTACGCCTGTGGCATCTGCCTGGATTTCTACAACCTTAAGGATCAGGTCAAGGTAGGCGAAATCGGTAACATGTACCTGAATATGGATATTATGGCCCAGGCTGAAAAAGTAATCACCCTCGGATAA
- a CDS encoding sigma 54-interacting transcriptional regulator produces the protein MLSQERIEKQSQLNQDTIHTFEAIVGKSWPIVQAIDFARNISKSTYNVLLNGESGTGKEIFAQAIHHDYCPGGPFVALNCASIPRNLIESELFGYEGGAFTGANKNGQPGKIEAANGGTLFLDEIGDMPLEVQPVLLRVLEDKRVVRINSSKYTTVNFRLIAATNQNLFQMVQEKTFRSDLYFRLSVLAIDIPSLRDRGKDILLLAHHFLDQISREIQCEPPKLSFEVYKALVEYTWPGNIRQLKNAMVYAVFKAKNGILNIGDLPNEIKHRQTTVSVTQNNDPLPLRDIQKEAIMHALCKNKNKDEAARELGLSKSTLYRKIKEYGLK, from the coding sequence ATGTTATCTCAAGAAAGAATTGAAAAACAATCTCAACTTAATCAAGACACCATCCATACTTTTGAAGCCATTGTCGGGAAAAGTTGGCCTATTGTACAAGCCATTGATTTTGCTAGGAATATCAGCAAATCTACATATAATGTTCTGCTGAATGGTGAGAGCGGGACAGGGAAAGAGATATTCGCTCAGGCAATTCATCATGATTACTGTCCCGGGGGACCTTTTGTCGCCCTTAATTGTGCTTCTATACCTAGGAATTTAATCGAAAGTGAATTGTTCGGTTATGAAGGGGGTGCTTTTACCGGAGCCAACAAAAACGGTCAGCCCGGTAAAATAGAGGCTGCCAATGGTGGGACTTTGTTTTTGGATGAAATCGGGGATATGCCCTTGGAAGTCCAGCCTGTACTATTACGTGTCCTTGAGGACAAAAGAGTCGTCAGGATTAACAGCAGTAAGTACACCACGGTAAACTTCAGACTTATCGCCGCGACTAATCAGAACCTGTTTCAAATGGTACAGGAAAAAACATTTCGAAGCGATTTGTATTTCCGTTTATCCGTTTTAGCGATCGACATCCCCTCGCTGCGGGACAGGGGAAAGGATATTCTCCTGCTCGCACATCATTTTTTGGATCAGATCAGTAGAGAAATACAATGTGAACCACCCAAATTAAGTTTTGAGGTCTACAAAGCGCTCGTTGAATATACCTGGCCCGGGAACATCAGGCAGTTAAAAAATGCGATGGTGTATGCGGTCTTTAAAGCCAAGAATGGCATACTAAATATCGGAGACCTTCCAAATGAAATCAAACACAGGCAAACCACCGTGAGTGTAACACAAAACAATGATCCGCTGCCTTTAAGGGATATCCAGAAAGAAGCCATTATGCATGCTTTGTGTAAGAATAAAAACAAAGACGAAGCAGCTAGAGAGCTGGGCTTGTCAAAATCAACATTGTACAGAAAAATAAAGGAGTATGGCCTTAAGTAA
- the glmS gene encoding glutamine--fructose-6-phosphate transaminase (isomerizing): MCGIVGYFGEKSAVPILVEGLKKLEYRGYDSSGIAVMEEGGIRITKSVGKLVNLEEKLSNRSYNARIGIGHTRWATHGRPSDVNAHPHMDCHGDFAVVHNGIIENYLELREWLTAEGHLFRSETDTEVLAHLVEHFYEGDLQDAVKKMLAKVAGSYAVVVLSYKNPNVMIAARKDSPLIVGIGDGEYFVASDIPAVLKYTRKTYIMEDGEMVTVSDEGLKFCNFTTGECIEKSVFEVTWDAVAAEKGGYEHFMLKEIFEQPKALRDTLAGRLNHDHVVLQEVDLTPKEVALFNKVAIVACGTAYHAGLIGKGLIEHWAKIPVEVDIASEFRYRAPLIDDKTLVVVISQSGETADTLAALRESKKKGARVIAITNVVGSSVAREAHDVIHTWAGPEIAVASTKAYTTQIEGMILLALYLTQAKGTMPKEWITEIISELGKIPDKAEIILKEGAERIKTLARYFEEVGSTFFIGRGLDWAVAQEGSLKLKEISYIHAEAYASGELKHGTLALITEDTPVIALATQRDLYEKTVSNVIEVKARDAKVIGFTFKGNTNFHKSVNEIFYIPETANELAPLLTVIPLQLLSYYVSIARGNDVDKPRNLAKSVTVE; the protein is encoded by the coding sequence ATGTGTGGTATCGTAGGATATTTTGGAGAGAAATCGGCTGTTCCGATTCTGGTTGAAGGTCTAAAAAAGCTTGAATATAGGGGATATGATTCCTCAGGCATAGCGGTCATGGAAGAAGGCGGGATCCGGATCACCAAGAGTGTTGGGAAACTTGTCAATTTAGAGGAGAAGCTGAGCAATCGCTCTTACAATGCAAGAATTGGAATCGGCCATACCCGGTGGGCGACGCACGGCAGACCGTCTGATGTCAATGCTCACCCTCATATGGACTGCCATGGAGACTTTGCCGTTGTACATAACGGAATTATTGAGAATTATCTCGAGCTTAGAGAATGGTTAACTGCGGAGGGTCATCTTTTCCGTTCCGAAACGGATACGGAAGTACTGGCCCACCTAGTCGAACATTTTTATGAAGGAGACCTTCAGGATGCAGTCAAAAAAATGCTGGCCAAGGTAGCAGGGTCCTATGCAGTTGTCGTTCTAAGCTATAAGAATCCCAATGTTATGATTGCAGCCCGCAAAGACAGTCCATTGATTGTCGGTATCGGAGATGGAGAATATTTCGTCGCGAGCGATATCCCGGCAGTGCTTAAATACACGAGAAAGACGTACATCATGGAAGATGGAGAAATGGTGACCGTCTCGGACGAAGGTTTGAAGTTCTGTAATTTTACGACAGGCGAATGTATTGAAAAGAGTGTCTTTGAAGTCACCTGGGATGCCGTGGCAGCCGAAAAGGGCGGTTACGAGCACTTTATGCTGAAAGAGATTTTTGAACAGCCGAAGGCCCTGCGGGACACGTTGGCCGGAAGACTGAATCACGACCATGTTGTGCTGCAGGAAGTGGATCTTACCCCGAAAGAGGTTGCTTTATTTAATAAAGTAGCAATTGTTGCCTGCGGAACTGCGTATCATGCCGGACTGATCGGCAAAGGGTTGATTGAACACTGGGCTAAAATACCGGTCGAAGTCGATATTGCTTCAGAATTCCGATACAGAGCCCCTTTGATTGATGATAAAACCCTGGTCGTTGTAATCAGCCAGTCGGGAGAAACGGCCGACACCCTGGCAGCTTTGCGAGAATCCAAAAAGAAGGGAGCCAGAGTTATCGCGATCACCAATGTCGTCGGCAGCTCCGTGGCTAGGGAAGCACACGATGTGATCCACACCTGGGCAGGACCGGAAATTGCCGTGGCCTCGACGAAGGCTTATACGACCCAGATCGAAGGAATGATCCTGCTTGCACTTTATCTTACGCAGGCCAAAGGAACCATGCCAAAGGAATGGATCACAGAGATTATTTCCGAGCTCGGCAAAATCCCTGATAAAGCGGAAATTATCCTCAAAGAAGGAGCTGAACGCATTAAGACCCTAGCCAGGTACTTTGAAGAAGTGGGCAGCACATTCTTCATCGGCCGCGGTCTGGACTGGGCAGTTGCGCAGGAAGGTTCCCTGAAACTCAAAGAAATCTCGTATATTCACGCCGAAGCCTATGCTTCGGGCGAATTAAAGCATGGCACACTCGCACTGATTACGGAGGATACCCCGGTTATCGCGCTCGCAACCCAGAGAGACTTGTATGAGAAAACGGTCTCGAATGTGATCGAGGTTAAAGCCAGGGACGCCAAGGTCATCGGGTTTACGTTTAAAGGAAATACCAATTTCCACAAGTCGGTTAATGAAATATTCTATATCCCGGAAACCGCCAATGAGCTTGCTCCACTCTTAACGGTGATTCCACTGCAGCTTCTGTCCTACTATGTTTCCATCGCTAGAGGGAACGATGTCGATAAGCCCAGGAACCTGGCCAAATCAGTGACTGTTGAGTAA
- the glmM gene encoding phosphoglucosamine mutase — translation MARLFGTDGVRGKANTELTPELAFKLGKAGAYVLGKGQEKAKIVIGKDTRISGDMLEAALAAGICSMGVDVLKAGVLPTPGVAFLTRTLKSSAGVVISASHNPYEDNGIKFFAGSGFKLSDELEDEIEDTLKRIDELELPSGSEIGSIVEVENASEKYSTFLKKTSVSLKNLKIVLDCANGAAFEVGPKVLADLGAEVIPLYNQPDGININVHCGSTHPEVLAKEVLQHGADLGLACDGDADRIIAVDENGNILDGDMIMVICAQALKEKGKLAHDSLVVTVMSNMGLHKALRKAGIRILETKVGDRYVMEKLLESGTVLGGEQSGHLIFLEHNTTGDGLLSGLQLLSVLKEKKAKLSELAKQMKRFPQVLVNTSVGSKDKIMENEQVNLKIREIQENLGEDGRILVRPSGTESLIRVMLEGPDQQELTRLAEEVVKVVRLVDQNDLG, via the coding sequence TTGGCCAGACTTTTTGGAACGGATGGAGTCAGAGGAAAAGCAAATACGGAGCTTACACCGGAGCTTGCCTTCAAGCTTGGAAAAGCCGGAGCGTATGTTTTGGGAAAAGGGCAGGAAAAAGCCAAAATTGTCATTGGCAAGGATACCCGGATATCCGGAGATATGTTGGAGGCAGCACTGGCAGCGGGTATTTGTTCGATGGGAGTCGATGTACTGAAGGCCGGAGTCCTTCCAACGCCGGGCGTTGCATTTTTAACGCGGACGCTCAAATCAAGTGCCGGTGTTGTTATTTCGGCGTCGCATAACCCTTATGAGGACAACGGTATTAAATTTTTTGCCGGAAGCGGATTTAAACTTTCGGACGAGTTGGAAGATGAAATTGAAGATACATTAAAAAGGATTGATGAACTGGAATTGCCTTCAGGCAGCGAGATCGGCAGTATTGTGGAAGTCGAAAATGCGTCGGAGAAATATAGCACATTCCTGAAAAAAACCTCCGTATCACTTAAAAATCTTAAAATTGTCCTAGACTGTGCCAATGGCGCAGCCTTTGAAGTGGGCCCAAAAGTACTGGCCGATCTCGGTGCCGAGGTTATACCGCTCTACAACCAGCCTGACGGGATCAATATTAATGTCCACTGCGGTTCGACGCATCCGGAAGTGCTCGCCAAAGAAGTATTGCAGCATGGTGCTGACCTCGGGCTGGCCTGCGACGGGGATGCGGACCGGATCATCGCGGTTGATGAGAACGGCAATATTCTTGATGGGGATATGATCATGGTGATCTGTGCACAAGCTCTGAAGGAGAAAGGGAAGCTGGCCCATGATTCACTGGTCGTAACCGTGATGAGCAACATGGGACTGCATAAAGCTCTCCGCAAAGCGGGTATCCGAATCCTTGAGACCAAGGTTGGGGATCGCTACGTCATGGAGAAACTGCTGGAATCTGGTACGGTCCTCGGTGGGGAACAGTCCGGCCATCTTATTTTTCTGGAACACAATACGACGGGAGACGGATTGCTCTCGGGTCTGCAGTTGCTGTCCGTATTAAAAGAGAAAAAAGCTAAGCTGTCCGAGCTGGCCAAACAAATGAAACGATTCCCGCAGGTCCTGGTGAATACCAGTGTCGGGAGCAAAGACAAAATTATGGAGAATGAGCAAGTGAACCTGAAGATCAGAGAGATTCAGGAAAACCTGGGTGAGGACGGCAGGATCCTTGTTCGTCCGTCCGGTACGGAGTCCCTAATCCGGGTTATGCTGGAAGGACCGGACCAGCAGGAATTAACCAGGTTGGCCGAAGAAGTCGTTAAGGTGGTCAGGCTTGTCGATCAGAATGACCTTGGCTGA